Proteins co-encoded in one bacterium genomic window:
- a CDS encoding ABC transporter ATP-binding protein, giving the protein MSDKLIEVQDLVVEYGKGAKKVRAVDGISFDVERGEVVGFVGPNGAGKSTTIKTLMGFIFPLSGTVKIFGSQAGTVESRRRLGYLPEVALYYPFMKARELLALYGGLQGLSRAELKSRIPELLEEVGLGGKGNVLLRNFSKGMQQRLGIAQAIIARPELLVFDEMSSGLDPVGRHDLREVLLKLRQQGTTIFFSSHELVEVEELCDRVIMVNRGKIVTSDTVANLMKPMNCFEIVFELDGDMPTELGKHSVEERGNQRVVSIAGVEDYTKALSALSSAGARLISTESKTQSLEEYFISLIRHEPEKVAATA; this is encoded by the coding sequence ATGAGCGACAAATTGATCGAAGTTCAGGACCTCGTGGTCGAATACGGCAAGGGTGCCAAGAAGGTTCGCGCCGTTGACGGGATTTCATTCGACGTCGAGCGCGGCGAAGTCGTCGGTTTCGTCGGCCCGAACGGCGCCGGCAAGTCCACGACCATCAAGACACTGATGGGGTTCATCTTCCCGCTCAGTGGAACCGTGAAGATCTTTGGCAGCCAGGCCGGCACCGTGGAATCGCGCCGCCGCCTGGGGTACCTGCCGGAAGTTGCGCTTTACTACCCGTTCATGAAGGCCCGCGAGCTCCTCGCGCTCTACGGTGGACTGCAAGGGCTGTCGCGGGCGGAGCTCAAGTCGCGCATCCCGGAATTGCTGGAGGAAGTCGGGCTGGGCGGCAAAGGCAACGTCCTGCTCCGCAATTTCTCCAAGGGCATGCAGCAGCGGCTCGGAATCGCGCAGGCCATCATCGCCAGGCCGGAATTGCTGGTCTTCGACGAGATGTCCTCCGGCCTCGACCCGGTTGGGCGTCACGACCTTCGAGAGGTGCTTCTGAAGCTGCGCCAACAAGGCACAACGATCTTCTTCAGTTCGCACGAGCTCGTCGAAGTCGAGGAATTATGCGACCGCGTGATCATGGTCAATCGCGGCAAGATTGTGACCTCGGACACCGTCGCGAACCTGATGAAGCCGATGAATTGCTTCGAGATCGTGTTCGAGTTAGACGGCGATATGCCGACGGAACTGGGAAAACACTCCGTCGAGGAGCGCGGAAACCAGCGCGTTGTTTCTATCGCCGGCGTGGAGGACTACACGAAGGCACTGAGCGCTCTTTCGTCCGCAGGCGCGCGGCTGATCAGCACGGAAAGCAAGACCCAATCGCTGGAAGAGTATTTCATCTCCCTGATCCGGCACGAGCCCGAGAAGGTTGCGGCGACTGCCTGA
- a CDS encoding site-2 protease family protein, with translation MEFNAAYVVLMVPIFLLALTVHEIAHALTANWGGDLTATYQNRLSLNPLVHMDPVGTVLVPILSIISNIPMFGWAKPVPVDEAHFRDKTWNIVVAMAGPFSNLLLALAGTLLFSLIARVMVIGGIHGWWSFSASVVHSFWMGAIFYVSINWLLCLFNLIPVPPLDGSHVVYHFFIRGHAARYGAWDSYRRFGIFILLMLLWATPVIRLLSVAVFGLSELTLQSLGLNAALDQALRLAT, from the coding sequence TTGGAATTCAATGCTGCATACGTCGTTCTGATGGTTCCCATCTTTCTCCTGGCCCTCACGGTCCACGAGATTGCCCACGCCCTGACGGCGAATTGGGGTGGGGATTTGACGGCGACGTACCAGAACCGTCTCTCGTTGAACCCGCTGGTTCATATGGACCCGGTCGGAACCGTTCTGGTCCCGATCCTCTCGATCATCAGCAATATCCCGATGTTTGGATGGGCGAAGCCGGTTCCGGTCGATGAAGCTCACTTCCGCGACAAGACATGGAATATCGTGGTCGCGATGGCCGGGCCGTTCTCGAACCTGCTGCTGGCACTGGCCGGAACACTCCTGTTTTCGCTCATCGCTCGGGTCATGGTGATCGGGGGAATTCATGGGTGGTGGTCGTTCTCGGCGAGCGTGGTCCATAGCTTCTGGATGGGAGCGATCTTCTACGTTTCAATCAACTGGCTACTCTGCCTGTTCAACCTTATCCCTGTTCCGCCGCTCGATGGTTCGCATGTCGTTTATCATTTCTTCATTCGCGGCCACGCCGCTCGCTATGGAGCGTGGGACTCCTATCGGCGCTTCGGGATTTTCATCCTCCTGATGCTACTTTGGGCCACGCCGGTGATCAGGCTGTTGTCGGTGGCCGTCTTTGGATTGTCCGAACTCACTCTGCAATCTCTCGGCTTGAATGCCGCACTGGACCAGGCCCTGCGCCTGGCAACCTGA
- the trpS gene encoding tryptophan--tRNA ligase: MSALHEPEKKILLSGSRPTGRQHLGNYVGALAQWVPLQDELECFFMIADWHALTSTYRDTASLQDNIRQQTIDWLSVGLDPERATIFVQSAVKEHAELSLLLGMFAPLGLMERCTSWKDNVIEQGNEVLRTYGFLGYPCLQSADILIYQAHVVPVGRDQVEHVEKTQDLAQKVNHWYGGEENPVFRVPQWKLSVSPVLLGNDGRKMSKSYDNCIYIADPPEEVEQKVSVMVTDPARIRRKDPGDPEKCSVWSYHKVFTDEKHYDWITEGCRSAGIGCRDCKKLLADEINAKFAPAREKRAELEANPNLWKDVLHEGNTKARKRAQQNMEQIREKLNLYVEE; the protein is encoded by the coding sequence ATGTCTGCACTGCACGAACCGGAAAAGAAAATCCTCCTGAGCGGAAGCCGCCCGACGGGCCGCCAGCACCTCGGCAATTACGTGGGCGCCCTGGCCCAGTGGGTTCCTCTGCAGGATGAACTCGAGTGCTTCTTCATGATCGCCGATTGGCACGCGCTGACCAGCACCTATCGCGATACGGCCTCGTTGCAGGACAACATTCGTCAGCAGACCATCGACTGGCTGTCGGTGGGATTGGACCCGGAGCGCGCGACGATCTTCGTGCAGTCCGCCGTCAAGGAGCACGCGGAGCTGTCGCTGCTGCTCGGCATGTTTGCGCCGCTGGGCTTGATGGAGCGTTGCACGAGTTGGAAGGATAACGTCATCGAGCAAGGAAACGAGGTACTGCGCACCTATGGTTTCCTCGGCTATCCATGTCTGCAGAGCGCCGACATTCTGATCTATCAGGCGCACGTCGTCCCCGTCGGGCGCGACCAGGTCGAGCACGTCGAAAAGACGCAGGACCTGGCTCAGAAGGTGAATCACTGGTACGGCGGCGAGGAGAATCCCGTCTTCCGGGTGCCGCAGTGGAAACTGTCCGTCTCGCCGGTGCTGCTCGGCAACGACGGCCGGAAGATGAGCAAGTCTTACGATAATTGCATCTATATCGCCGATCCGCCGGAAGAGGTAGAGCAGAAGGTCAGCGTAATGGTGACCGATCCGGCGCGCATTCGCCGCAAGGACCCGGGCGATCCGGAGAAGTGCAGCGTGTGGTCCTATCACAAGGTCTTCACGGACGAGAAGCACTACGACTGGATCACGGAAGGCTGTCGCTCCGCGGGAATCGGCTGTCGCGACTGCAAGAAGTTGCTGGCCGACGAGATCAACGCCAAGTTCGCCCCCGCCCGCGAGAAGCGCGCGGAACTGGAGGCCAACCCGAATCTGTGGAAAGACGTCTTGCACGAGGGCAACACGAAGGCTCGTAAACGCGCCCAGCAGAACATGGAACAGATTCGCGAGAAGCTGAACCTGTACGTCGAAGAATAG